Proteins from a genomic interval of Phycisphaerae bacterium RAS1:
- a CDS encoding Radical SAM superfamily protein codes for MGDGQRAMSDLNLHQRVSNELLPRVEHPAQYIGGEVNQLVRPGDWQQAEVRVAVAFPDTYKIGMSHLGCQILYWLCNHTPGVCAERVYSPWIDAEKVMRGRKIPLFTWDTRQPVADADILAISLQYEMCFTTVLNLLDLAGVPLRASERDDSHPLVICGGPQADNPEPMADFLDLVVIGDGEHALAAILDAYAEFKRGGVRRREMILLLARRFPWIYAPNLYEPSYHADGTLRALTPRHEGLPTRIDRCKTPDFETAPFPKRPILPWTPVVHDRVSIEIMRGCPQVCRFCHAGYTKRPLYYRTVEQVLEIAEEAYWATGHDEIGLLSLSTADYPLLPELAARFNERFGPRQVNMSFPSLRIDRMLRHIPWMGNSVRKGSITMAVEAARDDMRAAIRKKVTDGALLDGVREVYKAGWNRVKLYFMSGFPGERDEDIFGIWEIANAVSRERCRLHKPAADVNASVGWLVPKPFTPLQWMAQPRLEYFLEVREKLRRLAGKGSRGPVVVDGGMGGYASAREMMEDGGESAYFDPQNSGGRWGGKRSNVKITTHHPQRSILEGVFARGDRRLGAVILEAWRRGARLDGWDECFNFLIWQQAFEAAGVDPAFYAHRERRFDELLPWDHIGLHMRRGYLEESYEDMFVALGQTGKARGGQGARGTARPMSRGAS; via the coding sequence ATGGGTGACGGGCAGAGGGCGATGAGCGATTTGAATCTCCATCAGCGCGTCAGTAACGAGCTTCTGCCGCGCGTCGAGCATCCGGCGCAGTACATCGGCGGCGAGGTGAATCAGCTTGTGCGGCCGGGGGACTGGCAGCAGGCGGAAGTTCGCGTCGCGGTCGCGTTTCCGGATACGTACAAGATCGGCATGTCGCACCTGGGGTGCCAGATTCTTTACTGGCTGTGCAATCACACGCCGGGGGTTTGTGCGGAGCGGGTGTACAGCCCGTGGATCGACGCCGAGAAGGTGATGCGCGGGCGGAAGATTCCGCTGTTTACGTGGGACACGCGGCAGCCGGTCGCGGACGCGGACATCCTGGCGATCTCGCTGCAATACGAGATGTGCTTCACGACCGTGCTGAACCTGCTGGACCTGGCGGGCGTGCCGCTGCGGGCCTCGGAGCGAGACGACTCGCATCCGCTGGTGATCTGCGGCGGGCCGCAGGCGGACAACCCCGAGCCGATGGCCGATTTTCTCGATCTGGTCGTGATCGGCGACGGCGAGCATGCGCTGGCGGCAATTCTCGACGCGTACGCCGAATTCAAGCGCGGCGGCGTGCGGCGGCGGGAGATGATTCTGCTGCTGGCGCGGCGGTTTCCGTGGATCTACGCGCCGAATCTGTATGAGCCGAGCTATCACGCGGACGGCACGCTTCGGGCGCTGACGCCGCGACACGAGGGGCTGCCAACGCGGATCGACCGCTGCAAGACGCCGGATTTTGAGACGGCGCCGTTTCCGAAGCGGCCGATTCTGCCGTGGACGCCGGTGGTGCATGACCGGGTTTCGATCGAAATCATGCGCGGCTGTCCGCAGGTGTGCCGGTTTTGTCATGCGGGGTATACGAAGCGGCCGCTGTATTACCGCACGGTGGAGCAGGTGCTGGAAATCGCGGAAGAGGCGTACTGGGCGACGGGGCATGATGAGATCGGCCTCTTGTCGCTGAGCACGGCGGATTATCCGCTCTTGCCGGAGCTGGCGGCACGGTTCAACGAGCGCTTCGGCCCGCGGCAGGTGAACATGAGCTTTCCGTCGCTGCGGATCGATCGGATGCTGCGGCACATTCCGTGGATGGGCAACTCGGTCCGCAAGGGGTCGATCACGATGGCGGTCGAGGCGGCCCGAGACGACATGCGGGCGGCGATTCGCAAGAAAGTGACCGACGGGGCGCTGCTGGACGGTGTGCGCGAGGTGTACAAGGCCGGGTGGAACCGGGTGAAGCTGTATTTCATGAGCGGGTTTCCCGGCGAGCGCGACGAGGACATTTTCGGCATCTGGGAAATTGCCAACGCGGTGAGTCGCGAGCGCTGCCGGCTGCACAAGCCGGCGGCGGACGTGAACGCGAGCGTGGGGTGGCTGGTACCCAAGCCGTTTACGCCATTGCAGTGGATGGCGCAGCCGCGGCTGGAGTATTTTCTGGAAGTGCGAGAGAAGCTGCGGCGACTGGCGGGGAAGGGGTCGCGCGGGCCGGTGGTGGTGGATGGGGGGATGGGTGGATATGCGTCGGCGCGGGAGATGATGGAGGATGGCGGCGAATCGGCCTACTTTGACCCGCAGAATTCAGGCGGTCGGTGGGGCGGGAAGCGGTCGAATGTGAAGATCACGACGCATCATCCGCAACGCTCGATCTTGGAGGGCGTCTTCGCGCGTGGCGACCGGCGGCTGGGCGCGGTGATTCTGGAGGCATGGCGGCGCGGGGCACGGCTGGATGGCTGGGATGAGTGCTTCAATTTCCTGATCTGGCAGCAGGCGTTCGAGGCGGCCGGCGTCGATCCGGCGTTTTATGCGCATCGTGAGCGGCGCTTCGATGAGCTTCTGCCGTGGGATCACATCGGGTTGCATATGCGACGGGGGTATCTGGAAGAGAGCTACGAGGACATGTTTGTGGCGCTGGGTCAGACGGGGAAGGCGCGCGGCGGGCAAGGCGCGCGTGGCACCGCGCGTCCAATGAGTAGAGGAGCATCGTAG
- the prkC_17 gene encoding Serine/threonine-protein kinase PrkC codes for MSCDMPSERLWVWVHGEEDDATAERDIASHVATCDRCQARADEMRGLLAGIRLAAGAVGQAGRAAALPKSIGSYRIIRRIGQGGMGVVYEAEQQTPQRSVALKVIRGFADADEYRLRLFRREAQTLARLSHPSIAAIYEAGSADGQQYFAMELVQGVSLGDYAAGRRSSGAGAAPSSLMERVRLFVQICEAINYAHQRGVIHRDLKPGNILVSDDGRPKVLDFGLARISDSDVAAVTVATETGRLLGTLPYMSPEQARGQVEAIDVRTDVYALGVILYELVTGELPVRVAQTALHEAVQRICEQPPRNPRSLNGAVPRDVSVIAMKAVEKEAGRRYQTVAGLQDDLVRFLNGYPITARPASAAYRLAKFIRRHRAGTLLLTALFAVLVGALVVTQDLLSRARSEATKFRWISDVLQSVLVAPDPARQGDRSVTVYDALRAADRRIVMELDDQPLESAAVRNTLGNTFLSFSDYDAAERHLRFALQTRRERLGEDHVDVAQSLNDLGELLLLRRSGYDEAEAALKQALAIRRRRLPGSEELAATLNNLGLLHKQLARTGEASAEYREALSIRTRIFDAALHGAGVSRSEKARAANALAQTRNNLAGLLRAEAARLGPVDGAAAARLTTEAEHEYEAVLALRTAWLDANHPDVAKALNNYALVLADAGKASEAERCFRRALEILRQAYGPDHEFVARGQRNLADLLRTQRRFNEAAELLTEALAIIEKRLGTQSAEATRTRALMDRVGKQDDAAGSQNQEGKK; via the coding sequence ATGAGCTGCGACATGCCCAGCGAACGGCTGTGGGTATGGGTGCATGGGGAAGAGGACGACGCGACCGCCGAGCGCGATATCGCGTCGCACGTCGCGACCTGCGACCGTTGCCAGGCCAGGGCGGATGAGATGCGCGGATTGCTGGCCGGGATTCGCCTCGCGGCCGGCGCGGTGGGCCAGGCCGGTCGTGCGGCGGCGCTGCCCAAGTCGATCGGCAGCTACCGGATCATCCGGCGGATCGGCCAGGGCGGAATGGGCGTCGTTTACGAAGCTGAGCAGCAGACGCCGCAGCGATCGGTTGCGCTGAAGGTCATTCGCGGATTCGCCGACGCGGACGAATACCGCCTGCGGCTCTTCCGCCGCGAGGCGCAGACGCTGGCGCGCCTGTCGCATCCCTCGATCGCCGCCATCTACGAGGCCGGGTCGGCCGACGGGCAGCAGTACTTCGCGATGGAGCTGGTGCAGGGCGTGTCGCTGGGCGACTACGCGGCCGGGCGGCGCAGCAGCGGGGCTGGCGCCGCGCCATCGTCGCTGATGGAACGCGTGCGGCTGTTCGTGCAAATCTGCGAGGCGATCAACTACGCCCATCAGCGCGGCGTGATTCACCGCGATCTGAAGCCGGGGAACATCCTGGTGAGCGACGACGGGCGGCCGAAAGTGCTCGATTTCGGCCTGGCGCGAATCAGCGACAGCGACGTGGCGGCCGTCACCGTCGCCACTGAGACCGGCCGGCTGCTGGGGACGCTGCCGTACATGAGTCCGGAGCAGGCCCGCGGCCAGGTGGAGGCGATCGACGTGCGGACCGACGTCTACGCGCTGGGCGTCATTCTGTATGAGCTGGTGACGGGCGAATTGCCGGTGCGCGTGGCGCAGACCGCCTTGCACGAAGCCGTGCAGCGCATCTGTGAGCAGCCTCCGCGAAACCCGCGCTCGCTGAACGGCGCTGTGCCGCGGGATGTCTCGGTCATCGCGATGAAGGCGGTGGAAAAGGAGGCCGGGCGGCGGTACCAGACGGTCGCGGGGCTTCAGGACGACCTGGTGCGCTTCCTGAACGGCTATCCCATCACCGCCCGGCCCGCCAGCGCCGCCTACCGGCTGGCGAAGTTCATCCGGCGGCATCGCGCCGGAACGCTGCTGCTGACGGCGCTCTTCGCCGTGCTGGTCGGCGCGCTCGTGGTGACTCAGGACCTGCTGTCGCGCGCCCGGTCCGAGGCGACCAAGTTCCGCTGGATCAGCGATGTGCTGCAGAGCGTGCTGGTCGCGCCCGATCCGGCCCGGCAAGGCGATCGGTCGGTCACCGTGTATGACGCACTGCGCGCCGCCGACCGGCGAATCGTCATGGAGCTGGATGATCAGCCGCTCGAATCGGCCGCCGTGCGAAACACGCTCGGCAATACCTTCCTGAGTTTCAGCGACTACGACGCCGCCGAGCGGCACCTGCGTTTTGCGCTCCAGACGCGGCGAGAGCGTCTGGGCGAAGATCATGTGGACGTGGCCCAGAGCCTGAATGACCTGGGCGAGCTGCTGCTGCTGCGCCGCAGCGGATACGACGAGGCGGAGGCCGCTCTGAAGCAGGCGCTGGCGATTCGCCGGCGGCGCCTGCCGGGGTCGGAGGAGCTTGCGGCGACGCTCAACAACCTGGGGCTGCTTCACAAGCAGCTCGCGCGAACCGGGGAAGCCAGCGCGGAGTATCGCGAGGCGCTCAGTATCCGCACGCGCATCTTCGACGCCGCGCTGCACGGCGCCGGCGTGTCGCGGAGCGAGAAGGCGCGCGCCGCCAACGCGCTGGCGCAGACGCGGAACAACCTGGCGGGCCTGCTGCGGGCGGAGGCCGCCCGGCTGGGGCCCGTCGACGGCGCCGCGGCGGCGCGGCTGACGACTGAGGCCGAACACGAATATGAGGCCGTGCTGGCGCTGCGGACTGCCTGGCTTGATGCGAACCACCCCGACGTGGCCAAGGCGCTCAACAACTACGCCCTGGTGCTGGCCGACGCCGGAAAGGCGAGCGAGGCGGAACGCTGTTTTCGGCGTGCGCTGGAGATTCTGCGCCAGGCGTACGGACCGGACCATGAGTTTGTCGCGCGCGGGCAGCGGAACCTGGCCGACCTGCTTCGCACGCAGCGGCGCTTCAACGAGGCGGCCGAGCTGCTGACGGAGGCATTGGCGATCATCGAGAAACGGCTGGGAACGCAGAGCGCCGAGGCGACGCGCACGCGGGCGCTGATGGATCGGGTCGGCAAACAGGACGATGCCGCCGGAAGTCAGAACCAGGAAGGCAAGAAGTAG
- the sigM gene encoding RNA polymerase sigma factor SigM, translating to MAEGPIDSLSDAELVAGAREKKSGCVDELVRRYWPAIHRFCASYLQDSQLAEDVSQETFAKLTEAANLPDGAFKPWVYKIARNHCLDILRRQQRSPTHDFRIRTGFDAAGSTSGPQTKAAREEREALIAQIIAGMPEEYRSVLQLKYFEGFSRQEMAESLGVSEQAVKGRLVRASDYLQEQMQKLTGHSDA from the coding sequence ATGGCTGAAGGACCGATCGACAGCCTGTCCGACGCGGAACTCGTCGCCGGCGCGCGCGAGAAGAAGAGCGGCTGCGTTGACGAGCTGGTGCGGCGCTATTGGCCGGCGATTCATCGCTTCTGCGCCTCATACCTGCAGGACAGCCAGCTTGCCGAGGACGTTTCGCAAGAGACGTTCGCCAAGCTGACGGAAGCCGCAAACCTTCCCGACGGGGCGTTCAAGCCGTGGGTTTACAAAATCGCCCGCAATCACTGCCTCGACATCCTCCGCCGCCAACAGCGCAGCCCAACGCATGATTTCCGCATTCGCACGGGTTTCGACGCGGCCGGCTCGACTAGCGGGCCGCAAACCAAGGCCGCACGCGAGGAGCGCGAGGCGCTGATCGCGCAGATCATCGCCGGCATGCCGGAGGAGTATCGCAGCGTTCTGCAACTCAAGTATTTCGAGGGTTTTTCGCGACAGGAAATGGCCGAGTCGCTGGGCGTCAGCGAGCAGGCGGTCAAGGGCCGGCTGGTGCGGGCGTCCGACTATCTTCAGGAGCAGATGCAGAAGCTGACGGGGCACAGCGACGCATGA